A genomic region of Methanosarcina thermophila TM-1 contains the following coding sequences:
- a CDS encoding ATP-binding cassette domain-containing protein, producing the protein MPIILENVSFSYSRKTPLETPALRNINLRIEKGEFVGILGEKGAGKSTLAKLFNGLLKPETGKILVDGLDPSSKEAKRRIGMVFQQAADQLFCKTVYQEIAFGPLNFGCSKKETEERVYEAIEAVSLDQTILTRDPFSLSGGEMQRVALASALALRPDYLVLDEPITGLDPAGKKEILEALKKIKERGTAVITVTHNLKGFFPLLETIVLMKEGKIVFQGSRESYLEKGCIPLPPIASMMKELRARGLPVNPAAFTVEDALEEILKLKSAFEKENNGN; encoded by the coding sequence ATGCCGATTATTCTTGAAAACGTAAGTTTCTCCTATTCCAGAAAGACCCCTCTGGAAACGCCTGCTTTAAGAAACATTAACCTGCGAATAGAGAAAGGAGAGTTTGTGGGAATACTGGGAGAAAAAGGTGCAGGGAAATCCACTCTCGCAAAACTTTTCAATGGTCTTTTAAAGCCGGAAACCGGAAAAATTCTCGTGGATGGGCTTGATCCCTCTTCAAAAGAGGCGAAACGCAGGATAGGAATGGTTTTTCAACAGGCTGCTGACCAGCTTTTTTGTAAGACGGTATATCAGGAAATAGCCTTCGGTCCTCTGAACTTCGGGTGCTCGAAGAAAGAAACCGAGGAAAGAGTATATGAGGCAATTGAGGCTGTTTCTCTTGATCAGACCATACTTACTCGAGATCCTTTCAGCCTGAGTGGAGGAGAAATGCAGAGAGTTGCTCTCGCAAGTGCCCTTGCCCTCAGACCGGATTATCTGGTACTCGATGAACCCATAACAGGGCTTGATCCGGCTGGAAAAAAGGAAATTCTTGAGGCTCTCAAAAAAATAAAAGAGAGAGGGACTGCAGTTATAACGGTTACCCATAATCTCAAAGGGTTCTTCCCATTACTGGAAACAATCGTGCTCATGAAGGAGGGAAAAATAGTCTTTCAGGGCAGCCGGGAAAGCTACCTTGAGAAAGGGTGCATACCTCTTCCGCCTATAGCCTCCATGATGAAAGAACTCAGAGCGAGAGGATTACCAGTAAACCCTGCAGCATTCACAGTTGAAGATGCTCTTGAAGAGATCCTGAAATTAAAATCCGCTTTTGAAAAAGAGAATAATGGAAATTAG